GGAACGACATTGTTCGTTGAGAAGACATGTGATACTTTTGAGGAGGGAATTGACCAGGCAGTGGACTCAATGAAGGTTCAATTGACCAAATTTAAAGAAAAATCAAGAAATAGATAAAAAAATCGCCGAAAAATTTGGTGGATTCAAAAAAATGTAGTATCTTTGCAGCCGTTTTCCGATAGGTCGAAAACTTAGCCGTAATGCGGCTGTGAAGATTGCCTCTTTAGCTCAGTTGGCCAGAGCACGTGATTTGTAATCTCGGGGTCGTTGGTTCGAATCCGACAAGAGGCTCAAAGGAAAAGAAAGTAGGGTGGTTACCAGAGTGGCCAAATGGGGCAGACTGTAAATCTGCTGGCTATGCCTTCGGTGGTTCGAATCCATCACCACCCACTTCCTTGATAAGCGGAAATAGCTCAGTTGATAGAGCACTAGCCTTCCAAGCTGGGGGTCGCGGGTTTGAGCCCCGTTTTCCGCTCAATGTTTTAAATGCTGTAATAGCTCAGTGGTAGAGCACTTCCTTGGTAAGGAAGAGGTCCTGAGTTCAACTCTCAGTTACAGCTCTACTCAAATCCGAAAGGATGGGTAGAAAAGATTAAAAACAATATATTAATTAATTGATTATTCATTTATATAAATAAAAAGAAAAAGCTATGGCTAAAGAAGAATTCGTGCGTACCAAACCGCATGTAAACATTGGTACAATTGGTCATGTTGACCATGGTAAGACTACTCTTACTGCAGCTATCTCTAAGGTATTGAATGAGAAGCTCGGTACATCTGAGGCAGTTAAGTCATTCGATCAGATTGATAATGCTCCTGAGGAGAAAGAGCGTGGTATCACTATCAACTCTGCTCACATCGAGTATGAGACAGCAAAGCGTCACTATGCACACGTTGACTGTCCTGGACACGCTGACTATGTAAAGAACATGGTTACTGGTGCTGCTCAGATGGATGGTGCTATCTTGGTTTGTGCTGCTACTGATGGTCCTATGCCACAGACACGTGAGCACGTACTTCTTGCACGTCAGGTAAACGTTCCTCGCTTGGTTGTTTTCTTGAACAAGTGCGATATGGTTGACGATGAGGAGATGCTTGAGCTCGTTGAGATGGAGCTTCATGAGATCCTCGAGCAGTACGGTTATGAGGAGGATACTCCAATCGTACGCGGTTCTGCTCTCGGTGCTTTGAACGGCGTTGAGAAGTGGGTTAAGTCTGTTGAGAATTTGATGGACGTTGTTGACGAGTGGATCCAGGAGCCTGAGCGTGAGGTTGACAAGCCATTCTTGATGCCTATCGAGGATGTATTCTCAATCACAGGTCGTGGTACTGTTGCTACTGGTCGTATCGAGACTGGTCGTTGTAAGGTAGGTGACGAGGTTCAGTTGCTCGGTCTTGGTGAGGATAAGAAGTCTGTCATCACTGGTGTTGAGATGTTCCGCAAGGTACTCGCTGAGGGTGAGGCAGGTGATAACGTAGGTTTGCTTCTCCGTGGTATTGATAAGGCAGAGGTTAAGCGTGGTATGGTAGTTGTACACCCAGGTGCTATTACTCCTCACGATCACTTCAAGGCTTCTATCTACGTATTGAAGAAGGAAGAGGGTGGTCGTCATACACCATTCGGTAACAAGTATCGTCCTCAGTTCTATCTCCGTACTATGGACTGTACAGGTGAGATCAAGCTTCCAGAGGGAGTTGAGATGGTAATGCCTGGTGATAACGTAGAGATTGAGGTAGAGTTGATCTACAAGGTTGCTTTGAACGAGGGTCTCCGTTTCGCTATCCGTGAGGGTGGTCGTACAGTAGGTTCTGGTCAGATTACATCAATCCTTGACGATATCAAGTAATTTAGAATTTTCTAGATTTACTATATAATGACTTCCGCTTCTGCGGAGGCGGAAGTCAACTTACGGGTTTAGCTCAGTTGGTAGAGCACTGGTCTCCAAAACCAGGTGTCGAGGGTTCGAGCCCTTCAACCCGTGCTAAATAGAAGATAATATGAATAAAATAGTAAGTTATTGCAAGGCATGTTACGATGAACTTGCGCATAAGACTACTTGGCCATCACGTGCCGAACTAACTCATAGTGCAATGGTTGTATTATCTGCTTCCCTAGTCATTGCATTAGTTGTGTTCGCGATGGATTCTGTATTCAAAGCCTTTATGGGTGTAGTTTATCCAGGTTAATTTTTTAAGGAAATGGCAGACACAGGAAATAAATGGTATGTGCTCAAGGCCGCTAGTGGCAAGGAAGCCAAGGTGAAAGAATACATCGAGGCTGAAATGAAGCACAATGATTTACTTGCAGCAAATGTTTCTCAGGTGTTAATTCCACTCGAGAAGCATGCATCTGTACGTAATGGTAAGAGGGTCGTTAAGGAAAAGGTCTCTCTTCCTGGTTACGTTTTTGTAGAGGCAAGACTGAAGGGTGATGTGGCGCATACTTTGCGCTTCATGCCAAATGTTTTGGGTTTCCTTGGAGGATTGGATGAACCGACTCCTGTACCACAGCGCGATATTAATCGCATGTTGGGTTCTGTAGAAGAGACTGAGTTTGAGGAGAATCTTGATTGTCCATACTTGGTTAATGATACAGTCAAGGTGATGGAAGGTCCATTCAGTGGCTTTAGCGGCGTTATCGAAGAGGTTAACTTGGAGAAGCGCAAGCTGAAAGTTACGGTTAAGATCTTTGGACGTAAAACTCCATTGGAATTAGGTTTTATGCAAGTAGAAAAGGAATAGGGTTCTGTTACGAGAACTTGAAGTCCTTTTATAAGTTTCAATTTTAAATATTAACAAAAAAATGGCTAAAGAAGTTGCTGGATTAATCAAATTACAGATTAAAGGTGGCGCTGCAAATCCTTCACCTCCAGTAGGACCTGCTCTGGGTTCTAAAGGTATTAATATCATGGGATTCTGCAAGGAGTTCAACGCCCGTACCCAGGACAAGGCAGGTAAGGTATTGCCAGTTGTTATTACATACTACACTGACAAGTCGTTCGATTTCGTAATCAAGACTCCTCCTGCTGCAGTACAGTTGAAAGAGGCTGCTAAGATCAAGTCAGGTTCTGCTCAGCCTAACCGTCAGAAGGTTGCTACCCTTACTTGGGATCAGGTAAAGGTAATCGCTGAGGACAAGATGAAGGACTTGAACTGCTTTACTGTAGAGTCAGCTATGAAGCTCATCGCTGGTACTGCAAGAAGTATGGGTATTACTGTAAAGGGAGACTTCCCTGGTAAATAATTTAAAACTTCAATTAGAAAAATGAGTAAACTGACAAAAAATCAAAAATCAGTAGCTGATAAGGTTGAAGCAGGGAAGGCATACACATTGAAGGAGGCTTCAGAGTTGGTAAAGGAAATTACCACTACCAAGTTTGATGCTTCTCTTGATATTGATGTACGCTTAGGTGTTGACCCACGTAAGGCTAACCAGATGGTTCGTGGCGTTGTTTCATTGCCAAACGGTACCGGTAAGGTTACTCGCGTGCTCGCACTCTGTACTCCTGATCAGGAAGCTGCTGCTAAGGAAGCAGGCGCTGACTACGTAGGTCTCGACGAGTATGTTGAGAAGATTAAGGGTGGTTGGACAGATATTGATGTCATCATCACAATGCCATCTTGCATGGGTAAGATTGGTCCTTTGGGTCGTGTTCTCGGTCCTCGTGGATTGATGCCTAACCCTAAGAGTGGCACTGTAACTATGGATGTTGCTAAGGCAGTTAAGGAAGTTAAGCAAGGTAAGATTGACTTTAAGGTTGATAAGGCTGGTATTATCCACACTTCAATCGGTAAGGTTAGCATGACAGCTGAGCAGATCTACGGAAATGCTAAGGAGTTCATCAATACTGTTATCAAGTTGAAGCCTGCTGCTGCTAAAGGTACATATATCAAGAGTATCTTTATTTCAAGCACTATGAGTAAGGGTATCAAGATTGATCCTAAATCAGTTGAATAACTCTAAAAGTTTTGTAAAATGAAGAAAGAAGTTAAAGATACTATCATCACCGAACTTGGACAGAAGCTTCAGGAGTTCCCTCATTTCTATCTTGTAGACGTTACAGGATTGGATGCAGAGAAGACAAGTAATCTTCGTCGCAAGTGTTTCAAGAGTGAGATTAAGATGGTTGTTGTTAAGAATACCTTGCTTCACAAGGCATTCGAGGCTTCAGACATCGATTTCTCTGAGCTTTATGGCAGCTTGAAGGGTACTACAGCAGTTATGTTCACTAACGTAGCTAACGTACCAGCTAAGTTGTTGAAAGAGTACGAGAAGGACGGCGTTCCAGCATTGAAGGCTGCTTATGCAGAGGAAGGTTTCTATGTTGGCGCAGACAAGCTCGCAGAACTTTCAGCAATCAAGAGCAAAAACGAGGTTCTCGCAGAGGTTGTTGCTTTGCTCCAGTCTCCAGCAAAGAACGTTATTTCTGCTCTTCAATCAGGAAGCAACACTATTCACGGTGTGCTTAAGACATTGGGCGAGCGTCCTGAGTAATCAATCACAATGTTATCAAATTTAATAGTATAAACAAAATAAAAATTTAGAATAAAATGGCAGATATCAAAGCTATTGCAGAAGAGTTAGTAAATCTTACTGTTAAGGAAGTTAATGAGTTGGCAACAGTCCTCAAGGACGAGTATGGTATTGAGCCTGCTGCTGCAGCTGTAGCTGTAGCTGCTGGTCCTGCTGCTGGTGGTGCAGCTGCAGCTGAGGAGAAGTCTTCTTTCGACGTAGTCCTCGCTGAGGTTGGTGGCGCTAAGCTCCAGGTTGTTAAGGCTGTTAAGGAGGCTTGCGGTCTCGGTTTGAAAGAGGCTAAGGATCTCGTAGACGGTGCTCCTTCTACAATCAAGGAGGGTGTATCTAAGGACGAGGCAGAGAACCTTAAGAAGGCTATCGAAGAGGCTGGTGCTAAGGTAGAGCTCAAGTAATTAGATTAATTACATCTCTTACATAATGGTTAGGATTCTCCTGGTAGGCGAGTCCTAACCTTTTTGTGTCTTTTATTATCATGTTAATAAAACCCCATTTAATAACTTCTAATGGCTACAAAAATTGTTGATAACAGAGTAAATTTTGCCAGCGTTCATAATCCGTACCCATATCCGGATTTCCTCGATGTGCAGTTAAAGTCTTTTAAGGACTTCTTACAGTTGGATACTCCGCCTGAGGAACGCAAGAATGACGGTTTGTATAAGGTGTTCTCTGAGAACTTCCCTATCACCGATACACGTAACAATTTCGTTCTTGAGTTCTTGGATTACTATATTGACCCTCCTCGCTACACCATCGATGAGTGCCTGGAGCGTGGTCTTACATATAGCGTACCTTTGAAGGCTAAGATGAAGCTGTATTGTACGGATCCTGATCACGAGGATTTCGGTACTTTCATCCAGGATGTTTTCTTGGGTACAATCCCTTATATGACCGCCAATGGTACATTCGTAATCAATGGTGCTGAGCGCGTTGTCGTTTCTCAGTTGCACCGTTCTCCTGGCGTGTTCTTTGGTCAGGGTGTGCATGCGAATGGTACTGTGCTCTATTCAGCACGTATCATCCCATTCAAGGGTAGCTGGATTGAGTTTGCTACTGACATCAATAATGTGATGTATGCTTACATCGACCGTAAGAAGAAGTTGCCTGTTACTACCTTGCTCCGTGCCATCGGTTATGAGCAGGATAAGGATATTCTCCAGATCTTTGACCTCGCTGAAGAGGTGAAGGTGAACAAGAAGAATATGAAGGCTGCCATCGGTCGTAAATTGGCTGCTCGTGTCTTGAAGAGCTGGAATGAGGACTTCGTTGATGAGGATACTGGTGAAGTTGTATCTATCGAGCGTAACGAGGTAATCATGGAGCGTGAGACTGAGCTTACTGCCGATAATATTGAGGAGATTGTTGAGAGTGGTGCTACTACCGTGCTCCTGCATAAGGACGAAGAGGCTGCCAGCAAGTTCACTATCATCTTCAATACTTTGTCTAAAGACCCAAGTAACTCTGAGAAGGAGGCTGTTACTTACATCTATCGTCAGTTGCGTAATGCTGATCCTGCCGATGATGCCAGTGCACGCGAAGTTTTCCAGAACCTCTTCTTCTCTGACAAGCGTTACGATTTGGG
The Segatella copri DNA segment above includes these coding regions:
- the tuf gene encoding elongation factor Tu, whose protein sequence is MAKEEFVRTKPHVNIGTIGHVDHGKTTLTAAISKVLNEKLGTSEAVKSFDQIDNAPEEKERGITINSAHIEYETAKRHYAHVDCPGHADYVKNMVTGAAQMDGAILVCAATDGPMPQTREHVLLARQVNVPRLVVFLNKCDMVDDEEMLELVEMELHEILEQYGYEEDTPIVRGSALGALNGVEKWVKSVENLMDVVDEWIQEPEREVDKPFLMPIEDVFSITGRGTVATGRIETGRCKVGDEVQLLGLGEDKKSVITGVEMFRKVLAEGEAGDNVGLLLRGIDKAEVKRGMVVVHPGAITPHDHFKASIYVLKKEEGGRHTPFGNKYRPQFYLRTMDCTGEIKLPEGVEMVMPGDNVEIEVELIYKVALNEGLRFAIREGGRTVGSGQITSILDDIK
- the rplK gene encoding 50S ribosomal protein L11; translation: MAKEVAGLIKLQIKGGAANPSPPVGPALGSKGINIMGFCKEFNARTQDKAGKVLPVVITYYTDKSFDFVIKTPPAAVQLKEAAKIKSGSAQPNRQKVATLTWDQVKVIAEDKMKDLNCFTVESAMKLIAGTARSMGITVKGDFPGK
- the rplJ gene encoding 50S ribosomal protein L10 encodes the protein MKKEVKDTIITELGQKLQEFPHFYLVDVTGLDAEKTSNLRRKCFKSEIKMVVVKNTLLHKAFEASDIDFSELYGSLKGTTAVMFTNVANVPAKLLKEYEKDGVPALKAAYAEEGFYVGADKLAELSAIKSKNEVLAEVVALLQSPAKNVISALQSGSNTIHGVLKTLGERPE
- the nusG gene encoding transcription termination/antitermination protein NusG, which translates into the protein MADTGNKWYVLKAASGKEAKVKEYIEAEMKHNDLLAANVSQVLIPLEKHASVRNGKRVVKEKVSLPGYVFVEARLKGDVAHTLRFMPNVLGFLGGLDEPTPVPQRDINRMLGSVEETEFEENLDCPYLVNDTVKVMEGPFSGFSGVIEEVNLEKRKLKVTVKIFGRKTPLELGFMQVEKE
- the secE gene encoding preprotein translocase subunit SecE, whose translation is MNKIVSYCKACYDELAHKTTWPSRAELTHSAMVVLSASLVIALVVFAMDSVFKAFMGVVYPG
- the rplL gene encoding 50S ribosomal protein L7/L12 is translated as MADIKAIAEELVNLTVKEVNELATVLKDEYGIEPAAAAVAVAAGPAAGGAAAAEEKSSFDVVLAEVGGAKLQVVKAVKEACGLGLKEAKDLVDGAPSTIKEGVSKDEAENLKKAIEEAGAKVELK
- the rplA gene encoding 50S ribosomal protein L1 encodes the protein MSKLTKNQKSVADKVEAGKAYTLKEASELVKEITTTKFDASLDIDVRLGVDPRKANQMVRGVVSLPNGTGKVTRVLALCTPDQEAAAKEAGADYVGLDEYVEKIKGGWTDIDVIITMPSCMGKIGPLGRVLGPRGLMPNPKSGTVTMDVAKAVKEVKQGKIDFKVDKAGIIHTSIGKVSMTAEQIYGNAKEFINTVIKLKPAAAKGTYIKSIFISSTMSKGIKIDPKSVE